In Achromobacter spanius, the following proteins share a genomic window:
- a CDS encoding heavy-metal-associated domain-containing protein, which translates to MSIEFQVPDMTCGHCVKSITSAVSQAVPGATVAADVASHRVTVTGTDQADKVEAAIREAGYEPARV; encoded by the coding sequence ATGAGCATCGAATTTCAAGTCCCCGACATGACCTGCGGCCACTGCGTCAAGAGCATCACCAGCGCGGTAAGCCAGGCCGTTCCCGGCGCCACGGTCGCTGCCGACGTGGCGTCGCACCGCGTCACGGTGACGGGCACGGATCAGGCCGATAAGGTCGAAGCCGCCATCCGCGAAGCAGGTTACGAGCCGGCCCGGGTGTAA
- a CDS encoding glutathione peroxidase, with product MLQNREGQRVPNVTFPVREDNTWKKVTTDDLFKNKTVVVFSLPGAFTPTCSSTHLPRYNELAPAFFAAGVDSIVCVSVNDTFVMNEWAKDQESANITLLPDGNGAFTEGMGMLVDKSDLGFGKRSWRYAMLVKDGVVQKMFIEPEKEGDPFEVSDADTMLAHIAPTAKKPDQVVVFSKPGCPFCVEAKALLDEKGYAPIEIPLENKVRGRVIGAVSGKGTAPQVFINGALIGGLEDLKAHFA from the coding sequence ATGCTGCAAAACCGCGAAGGCCAACGTGTTCCGAACGTAACGTTCCCCGTCCGTGAGGACAACACGTGGAAGAAGGTCACAACCGACGATCTGTTCAAGAACAAGACGGTTGTCGTCTTCTCGCTTCCCGGCGCTTTCACGCCGACCTGCTCGTCCACGCACCTGCCGCGCTACAACGAACTGGCTCCCGCGTTCTTCGCCGCCGGCGTTGACAGCATTGTCTGCGTGTCGGTCAACGACACCTTCGTCATGAACGAATGGGCAAAGGACCAGGAATCGGCCAACATCACGTTGTTGCCCGACGGTAACGGCGCCTTCACGGAAGGCATGGGCATGCTCGTCGACAAGAGCGACCTGGGCTTCGGCAAGCGTAGCTGGCGCTATGCGATGCTGGTGAAGGACGGCGTCGTGCAGAAGATGTTCATCGAACCGGAAAAGGAAGGCGACCCGTTTGAAGTGTCGGACGCCGACACGATGCTGGCGCACATTGCGCCGACGGCCAAGAAGCCTGACCAAGTGGTCGTGTTCTCCAAGCCGGGCTGCCCGTTCTGCGTGGAAGCCAAGGCGCTGCTGGATGAAAAGGGCTATGCCCCGATCGAAATCCCGCTGGAAAACAAGGTTCGTGGCCGAGTGATCGGTGCTGTGTCCGGCAAGGGCACTGCTCCCCAGGTGTTCATCAACGGCGCGCTGATCGGCGGCCTGGAAGACCTGAAGGCTCACTTCGCCTAA